The following are encoded in a window of Candidatus Fluviicola riflensis genomic DNA:
- a CDS encoding N-acetyltransferase, giving the protein MGHFAHETAVVDEGCTIGEGTKIWHFSHIMPNCTIGERCNIGQNVVVSPEVILGNNVKVQNNVSIYTGVICEDDVFLGPSMVFTNVMNPRSAVNRRDQYSQTIVKKGASIGANATIVCGNDIGEFAFIGAGSVVTKEVPAYALVVGNPARRIGWMSAYGHRLTFDEQGYATCPESNEKYHLSDGKVQKINA; this is encoded by the coding sequence ATGGGGCATTTTGCACACGAAACTGCGGTAGTCGATGAAGGTTGTACCATTGGTGAAGGCACCAAAATCTGGCACTTTTCACACATCATGCCCAATTGTACGATTGGTGAACGCTGTAATATCGGTCAGAACGTAGTGGTTTCACCGGAAGTGATTTTGGGCAACAACGTGAAAGTTCAGAACAACGTGTCTATTTACACCGGCGTGATCTGTGAAGACGATGTTTTCCTTGGCCCGTCGATGGTGTTTACCAACGTGATGAACCCGCGCAGTGCGGTCAATCGCCGTGATCAGTATTCCCAAACGATTGTGAAAAAAGGTGCTTCAATCGGTGCAAACGCAACCATTGTTTGCGGAAACGACATTGGTGAATTTGCCTTTATCGGTGCCGGATCAGTAGTCACAAAGGAAGTGCCGGCCTATGCATTGGTAGTAGGAAATCCTGCTCGCCGGATAGGTTGGATGAGTGCTTACGGACATCGCCTGACTTTCGATGAACAAGGTTATGCCACATGTCCGGAAAGCAATGAAAAGTATCATTTATCGGACGGAAAAGTCCAAAAAATAAACGCATGA
- a CDS encoding oxidoreductase, which produces MIPENQKVKFAIVGCGHIGKRHAEMVMRDAESELIALVDVRTREACGADAYDVPFFNTMEELLASGLDFDIVNVCTPNGLHAEQALIALENKKHVVVEKPMGLSKEQCEKVIFKSLQQSKQVFCVMQNRYSPPSEWIKSVVESGILGETFMVQLNCYWNRDDRYYKAGGWKGTQDLDGGTLFTQFSHFIDIMYWLFGDIDNIQGKFADFTHKDSTDFEDSGFVSFDFINGGMGSLNYSTAVANQNLESSMTIIGSKGSVKIGGQYMNEVEVCNITDYEMPELAPTNPGNDYGAYKGSAANHHYVITNVIDTLKGRTSATTNALEGLKVVEIIERIYKVRNEQLNLQ; this is translated from the coding sequence ATGATTCCTGAAAATCAGAAAGTAAAATTTGCCATAGTCGGCTGCGGACATATCGGAAAGCGCCACGCTGAAATGGTGATGCGCGATGCGGAATCCGAATTGATAGCATTGGTGGATGTACGCACCCGTGAAGCGTGTGGAGCAGATGCATACGACGTGCCATTTTTTAATACAATGGAAGAATTACTTGCTTCAGGGCTTGATTTTGACATCGTAAATGTATGTACACCAAATGGTTTACACGCAGAGCAAGCCTTGATCGCATTGGAAAATAAGAAGCACGTTGTGGTTGAAAAACCAATGGGCTTGTCGAAAGAACAATGTGAAAAAGTGATTTTTAAATCCCTGCAGCAATCCAAACAAGTATTCTGCGTGATGCAAAACCGTTATTCACCGCCAAGCGAGTGGATCAAGTCGGTAGTTGAAAGCGGTATTTTGGGCGAAACATTTATGGTTCAACTCAACTGCTACTGGAATCGGGATGATCGTTATTACAAAGCTGGTGGTTGGAAAGGAACCCAGGATCTGGACGGTGGAACGTTGTTTACGCAATTTTCGCACTTCATCGACATCATGTACTGGCTCTTTGGCGATATCGACAACATCCAGGGAAAATTTGCCGACTTTACCCACAAAGATTCTACCGACTTCGAAGATTCAGGTTTTGTGAGCTTCGATTTCATCAATGGCGGAATGGGAAGTTTGAATTATTCTACGGCGGTTGCCAACCAAAACCTGGAAAGTTCCATGACGATCATCGGAAGCAAAGGAAGTGTGAAAATCGGCGGCCAATACATGAATGAAGTGGAAGTGTGCAACATCACTGATTATGAAATGCCTGAACTGGCGCCAACCAACCCGGGGAATGATTATGGCGCTTACAAAGGCTCTGCAGCGAATCATCATTATGTGATCACCAACGTGATCGATACCCTAAAAGGTCGCACCTCTGCTACTACAAATGCATTGGAAGGACTCAAAGTAGTTGAAATTATAGAACGCATTTATAAAGTACGCAATGAGCAACTCAATTTACAATAA
- a CDS encoding UDP-N-acetyl-D-galactosamine dehydrogenase, translating to MYNKLIRKEAKLAVIGLGYVGLPIALEFARKIKVVGFDINQSRVDLMKQNIDPSNELEAADFDDRDILFTAKLEDLKDVEFFIIAVPTPIDDANLPDLKPLLGASRTVAQVLKKGDYVVYESTVYPGCTEEDCIPVLEELSGLKFQEDFMVGYSPERINPGDKEHTLQNVVKVVSGCDAESLEEIAKTYELVVEAGVHRAASIKVAEAAKIIENTQRDVNIALINELSIIFNRLGINTYDVLEAAGTKWNFLKFSPGLVGGHCIGVDPYYLTHKAQQAGYHAKIINSGRYVNDSMGFYIGKQTVKKIIAQGKHIQDAKVLVMGATFKEDVSDIRNSKVIDVVNELKSFQVHVDLVDPHASSDEMQHEYGVGLVEIGKNYDAIIIAVNHKEYRGLDEAYFQAILKDGKGVFVDLKGIYKGKIKNLEYWSL from the coding sequence ATTTACAATAAACTGATTCGCAAAGAAGCCAAACTGGCTGTAATCGGTTTGGGATATGTCGGCTTACCGATTGCCCTGGAATTTGCCCGTAAAATCAAAGTGGTAGGTTTTGATATCAACCAGTCGCGTGTGGATTTGATGAAACAGAACATCGATCCGAGTAACGAGCTGGAAGCAGCAGATTTTGATGATCGCGACATTTTGTTTACCGCAAAACTGGAAGATCTGAAAGACGTTGAGTTTTTCATCATTGCCGTTCCAACACCAATCGACGATGCCAATCTTCCTGATTTGAAACCGTTATTGGGTGCTTCGCGCACGGTAGCGCAGGTGTTGAAAAAAGGCGATTACGTGGTGTACGAATCAACCGTTTATCCGGGTTGCACCGAAGAAGATTGTATTCCCGTGCTGGAAGAATTATCCGGATTGAAATTCCAAGAGGATTTTATGGTTGGTTATTCACCTGAGCGTATCAATCCGGGAGACAAGGAACACACGTTGCAAAACGTAGTGAAAGTAGTTTCGGGTTGCGATGCAGAATCATTGGAAGAAATTGCGAAAACATACGAGTTAGTAGTTGAAGCGGGTGTTCACCGTGCTGCATCTATCAAAGTAGCTGAAGCAGCGAAGATCATTGAAAACACGCAGCGCGATGTAAATATTGCACTGATCAATGAATTGTCAATCATTTTTAACCGATTGGGAATCAATACGTACGACGTGCTGGAAGCGGCCGGAACAAAGTGGAACTTCCTGAAATTTTCTCCGGGACTGGTAGGCGGACACTGTATAGGCGTTGATCCGTATTACCTCACACACAAGGCACAACAGGCCGGTTATCACGCGAAGATTATAAACAGCGGCCGTTATGTGAATGACTCAATGGGCTTCTATATCGGGAAACAAACCGTAAAGAAAATCATAGCGCAGGGAAAACACATCCAGGACGCGAAAGTATTGGTGATGGGAGCAACATTTAAAGAAGACGTTTCTGACATCCGCAATTCAAAAGTAATCGATGTGGTGAACGAGTTGAAATCGTTCCAGGTACATGTTGATCTGGTTGATCCGCATGCTTCTTCGGATGAAATGCAACACGAATATGGTGTTGGTTTGGTAGAAATAGGTAAAAACTACGATGCGATCATTATTGCTGTGAATCACAAAGAATACCGTGGTTTGGACGAAGCTTATTTCCAGGCAATTCTGAAAGATGGAAAAGGTGTTTTTGTTGACCTGAAAGGAATTTACAAAGGAAAGATCAAAAATCTGGAATACTGGAGTTTATAG